The Hyperthermus butylicus DSM 5456 genome includes a region encoding these proteins:
- a CDS encoding 16S rRNA methyltransferase, which produces MASQRLKLVLLESPLELVPRELWKHPEVVSSSRKYGVEPSEMLLDKRLHYHAMAVLPQKWKRGRPDIVYITLMLLVDSLLNLEGRLELYIHVYDGRVFAVHPELRPPRHFEGFKRIMSQLLRYNRVPPGSDKPLLWLEAGSLREFVEKHGRIILLWERGTPATPAQVVSDALESGLPIGIGMFPRGDFKRSTLRKTVRAYSLAFGRPLKSWTVAHLVLCAAEKLLGLIHS; this is translated from the coding sequence GTGGCTAGCCAGCGCTTGAAGCTTGTGCTCCTTGAGTCCCCTCTCGAGCTTGTACCCAGGGAGCTATGGAAGCATCCCGAGGTCGTGTCATCCTCTAGGAAGTATGGAGTTGAACCTAGCGAAATGCTTCTCGACAAGAGACTCCACTACCATGCTATGGCGGTGCTTCCCCAGAAGTGGAAGAGGGGCCGCCCAGACATAGTGTATATCACCCTCATGCTGCTTGTGGACTCGCTACTCAACCTTGAAGGCCGCCTAGAGCTATACATACACGTCTACGACGGCCGTGTCTTCGCAGTACACCCAGAGCTGCGGCCCCCAAGACACTTCGAAGGCTTTAAGAGGATTATGTCCCAGCTCCTCCGCTACAACCGTGTACCGCCAGGCTCAGACAAGCCACTCTTATGGCTCGAGGCTGGTAGTCTAAGAGAGTTCGTGGAGAAGCATGGCCGGATAATACTGTTATGGGAGCGGGGTACTCCAGCAACGCCGGCCCAGGTAGTGTCTGATGCTCTGGAGTCCGGGCTCCCCATCGGCATAGGCATGTTCCCCAGGGGCGACTTCAAGAGGAGCACACTGAGGAAGACGGTACGAGCCTATAGCCTCGCTTTTGGCCGGCCGCTCAAATCGTGGACCGTCGCCCACCTGGTGCTCTGTGCTGCTGAGAAGCTGCTAGGACTCATACACTCCTAG
- a CDS encoding helix-turn-helix domain-containing protein: MDLHAELNPYIYVAALGNDESHIVRGVLRLQPMAVLVFAESTGSKPPPTTLKALETIRKLAELAGAIFISRSIRLSVHGIPSMVYEIRRSVLELADSLSLRGEHIKAVYVTACCGSPHVNTALAYAALILAYHNPSLSVRIYFSKPENEVVEDAGNLLPAVLDATGQHVLRVLVEKTLKEGSAGVSEIAYILSMSKSKVHKKLQQLVARGLAEKVGNRYRATRWGIANG; this comes from the coding sequence TTGGATCTCCATGCCGAGCTAAACCCTTACATCTACGTGGCAGCGTTGGGTAATGATGAGAGTCACATTGTTAGGGGTGTATTAAGGCTACAGCCCATGGCTGTGCTTGTATTTGCTGAGTCTACGGGATCTAAGCCTCCACCTACTACGCTGAAGGCGCTGGAGACCATTAGGAAGCTGGCAGAGCTAGCTGGCGCAATCTTCATCTCAAGAAGCATAAGACTTTCCGTTCATGGTATTCCCAGCATGGTCTATGAGATACGTCGCTCTGTACTCGAGCTGGCTGACAGCTTATCCCTTCGTGGCGAGCATATAAAAGCAGTTTATGTTACTGCTTGCTGTGGCTCACCACACGTAAACACCGCGCTAGCCTATGCAGCGCTCATACTAGCCTATCACAATCCCTCACTGTCTGTCAGGATATACTTCTCAAAACCTGAAAACGAGGTTGTAGAAGATGCCGGCAACCTACTCCCTGCTGTACTCGACGCAACGGGACAGCATGTTCTCCGCGTACTAGTGGAGAAGACCCTTAAGGAGGGCTCGGCAGGCGTGAGCGAGATAGCCTACATACTCTCTATGTCTAAGTCTAAGGTGCACAAGAAGCTTCAACAACTCGTGGCTAGGGGGCTAGCTGAGAAGGTGGGTAATCGTTACCGGGCGACACGGTGGGGGATAGCTAACGGCTAG
- a CDS encoding MBL fold metallo-hydrolase — protein MTELLMVDSTPSVFGLRFITTYVLRIGDKLVVVDPGPVVTVECLVRKILELHPRSVEVVLTHVHIDHAGNTGHLVHSLRARGVEVRVWVHPRGARHIRDPSRLWEASLAVLGETARIYGELLPVPREAVHETRDGEELVLDGARLVFVHSPGHASHHQSILAVVGGSRVLFTGDSAGIYVPETGGLVPTTPPPFHPDKYMESLEKMVALKSSRLAFTHTGVGPASLLEAHREQIMLWLALAEEAVAEDTELREFLEKVLARDQLARRAYSYLSKSSYTLQAMLHTAQGVMEAVREKGVR, from the coding sequence TGCTGCGCATTGGCGACAAGCTTGTGGTTGTTGATCCAGGGCCTGTCGTAACGGTAGAGTGTCTTGTTCGGAAGATACTGGAGCTGCACCCTAGAAGTGTTGAGGTGGTGCTCACCCACGTACACATAGACCATGCTGGTAATACGGGTCATCTTGTCCACAGTCTCCGGGCCCGAGGGGTGGAGGTGAGGGTTTGGGTTCACCCGCGCGGTGCCCGGCACATAAGGGATCCTTCGAGACTGTGGGAGGCTAGCCTTGCAGTTCTAGGGGAGACTGCGAGGATCTACGGTGAACTCCTTCCCGTTCCCCGCGAGGCTGTGCACGAGACACGTGATGGCGAGGAACTAGTGTTGGACGGCGCAAGGCTAGTCTTTGTGCATTCTCCGGGCCACGCTAGCCACCACCAGAGCATACTTGCAGTGGTAGGTGGCAGCCGGGTGCTCTTCACCGGCGACTCTGCAGGCATTTACGTGCCCGAAACCGGTGGGCTGGTGCCGACAACCCCCCCGCCATTCCACCCCGACAAGTACATGGAGAGCCTCGAGAAGATGGTCGCCCTCAAGTCGTCAAGACTAGCCTTCACCCACACTGGTGTTGGGCCGGCATCCCTTCTGGAGGCGCATCGCGAGCAGATAATGCTCTGGCTGGCTTTAGCCGAGGAGGCAGTAGCCGAGGACACGGAACTCCGGGAGTTCCTGGAAAAAGTGCTGGCCAGGGATCAGCTAGCCAGGCGTGCCTACAGCTACCTATCCAAGAGCTCCTACACGCTACAAGCCATGCTACACACAGCACAGGGCGTAATGGAGGCTGTGAGGGAGAAGGGGGTTCGGTGA